GTGTTCTCGGTCAATTCTTCTTGACCAAAAACCTGATAAATCATATTTTAAAGTTTCCGGTTTTCCTTTTCCTTCAAAAGGTGTCCTCATTATATCTTTTATCAGTACGTTAATCTTTTTAGTCATTTTTTTATCATCTGTTTGCCAAGAAATATAATCCTCCCACGCATTTTTTGAAAAAGTTATCTTCATTATTCTTCAATTAAGTCTTTTTCAACAATTTGCCCGTTTTTCATTTGTTGTATTGATTCATGCAATCTGTCAGCATTAGCTTTTGAGCTTAACAAATGAACTGTTTCCATTATTGAATTATATTCATCCAAAGAAATTACTACAGTTCCGGTTCCGGAACCTCTTTTAATAATCA
This DNA window, taken from Bacteroidales bacterium, encodes the following:
- a CDS encoding Txe/YoeB family addiction module toxin; amino-acid sequence: MKITFSKNAWEDYISWQTDDKKMTKKINVLIKDIMRTPFEGKGKPETLKYDLSGFWSRRIDREHRLVYQVEQNEILIYSCRYHYDK